Sequence from the Pseudocalidococcus azoricus BACA0444 genome:
CTGCTTCAAATCTTCAAACGGCTGATGCAACTCACATTGATCAATATCATAAATAATACATTCAGATAATATATTTTCAATACGAGTGGTGTTTGAGAAGCTTCGCTTCAGGATAACCACCTGATGGCCATGACCAAGAAAGGCTCTAACTAAATGACTGCCAAGAAAACCCGTTGCACCAGTTACTAAAACCGTAGTCATAGATTATCACCTTTGCCTATTACCGATTCAAAATCCAATGTCGAATTACAGATGAACTCGGAATCTAAAACTTTCTCAATCGTGTAAGGGAAATCATACTGACATAAAGTGGCATTCTCTTTTAACACATCTTGGAGATCATCTCGCTGGTGAGTAATAGCAGTGAACGAGCCAATTGAATGATGAGATGATGGAGACGGCCCTTTCAACAAATAAGCTAATAAAATGACTAACTGACTCTTGATTTCATTTTTTTGATTACTCCTCACTAAGACTAACTCTTGAGCCAGATACTCCCAGTTCAAACATTCGACCCGATGCTTAGCTAAAGAATGGACTTGTTCGCTAACCCAAATATAAAAATTTCGTTTATATCGTGATGAATTAGGTGTCATTGATATGCCTTAAAATTTAACTTGTTGACATAGTTTTTGCATTGATATCTAAAAATCAATAGAATTTAAAGTTGACTTTTTACCCTTGAAATGGAATCAAAAGACCACCATTCATCTTCCTGCTTACTAAATTTCTCCACATAACAAGCGGATTGCAAAATGAGGATATTGATCAGATAGCCTTGAAGAATATGGCTCCTAGCGTGTAGTTGTAAAATCATAATTTTTGTCCTAATATCTCCAACAAAAATCTTTGATAACAGTCACGACATAATCTAACATTTCCGTAGTTAGTCCTGGATACAGACCAATCCAGAAACTCCGCTCCATCACATCATCCGTATGTTTCAGATTCCCCACCACTCGATAATTTAAGCTCTTATAAGCTGGTTGCCGGACAAGATTTCCTCCAAATAATAATCGAGTTCCAATCCGCTGCTCTTCTAGGTATTGGACTAACTCATTACGAGAGAACGGTGCATCTTCCCTGACATAGAGCAAAAAACCAAACCAGCTTGGAGTCGAATTAGGTGCAGGTTCTGGCAAAATCAAATAGTTCGCCAGGTCTTGCAATTTCTCATGCAAAAATTGATAGTTGGCCTGACGTTGGGCAATAAATTGAGGTAACTTCTCTAGCTGGGCTACACCGACAGCAGCTTGCATATCAGTCATTTTCAAGTTATAGCCCACATGACTATAGGTATATTTGTGATCATAACCAAAAGGTAACATGCCTAATTGCCAGCCATACCGCTTGTTACAGGTATTATCTACACCTGGTGGACACCAACAATCTCGCCCCCAATCTCGGAAAGATTCAGCAATTTTTTTAAGTCGAGTGTCATTAGTCAAAACAGCCCCCCCTTCGCCCATAGTCATATGATGCGCTGGGTAAAAACTCACTGTAGCTAAATGTCCAAAGCTCCCAGTTTTTCGACCGTTATATTCACTCCCCACAGCATCACAGTTATCTTCAATAACCCAGAGATCATATTTTTCAGCAAATGCCATAACCAGATCTAGGTTGAAGGGGTTGCCTAAGGTGTGAGCAACCATAATGGCCTTAGTCTGGGGGGAATAGGCCGCTTCTAGTTGAGAAGTATCAATATCATAGGTTCCCAATTGAACATCTAAAAAAACTGCCTTCAGTTGATTTTGAAAAA
This genomic interval carries:
- a CDS encoding DUF29 family protein, with product MTPNSSRYKRNFYIWVSEQVHSLAKHRVECLNWEYLAQELVLVRSNQKNEIKSQLVILLAYLLKGPSPSSHHSIGSFTAITHQRDDLQDVLKENATLCQYDFPYTIEKVLDSEFICNSTLDFESVIGKGDNL
- the rfbH gene encoding lipopolysaccharide biosynthesis protein RfbH encodes the protein MTQTPIKPSGIADQEESLREKVFDAVKEFYQYKFAEREFHPGQTYVPVSGKVFDENELVSLVDASLDFWLTTGRYAAEFETQFAQWMGVRHCLLVNSGSSANLVALSTLTSEKLGEKRLRPGDEVITVAAGFPTTVNPIFQNQLKAVFLDVQLGTYDIDTSQLEAAYSPQTKAIMVAHTLGNPFNLDLVMAFAEKYDLWVIEDNCDAVGSEYNGRKTGSFGHLATVSFYPAHHMTMGEGGAVLTNDTRLKKIAESFRDWGRDCWCPPGVDNTCNKRYGWQLGMLPFGYDHKYTYSHVGYNLKMTDMQAAVGVAQLEKLPQFIAQRQANYQFLHEKLQDLANYLILPEPAPNSTPSWFGFLLYVREDAPFSRNELVQYLEEQRIGTRLLFGGNLVRQPAYKSLNYRVVGNLKHTDDVMERSFWIGLYPGLTTEMLDYVVTVIKDFCWRY